A single genomic interval of Hippea jasoniae harbors:
- the lysA gene encoding diaminopimelate decarboxylase, with protein sequence MFEYRNGELWAEDVAVERIVEEVGTPVYIYSKAHFVSQFKRFDDAATRNHTICFAVKANSNLSVVNVFAQLNAGADIVSKGELFRALKAGIKPENIVFSGVAKTKDEIAYALENNIKMINVESEDELYAIDEVAKSLNKKAPIAFRINPDVDPKTHPYISTGLKKNKFGVPYDEALELYEKANKLDGIEIVGVQFHIGSQLLDTTPIYDASVRIAKLIEALNDRGIKIKIVDVGGGVGIVYDEKTDKEPDVNKYVSDVEKAFENFDVEIVFEPGRFLVGNGGILVSRVVYHKKNLNKRFLIVDAGMNDLLRPSLYSAYHRIAPVKLTGSERIVCDIVGPICETGDFFARDYEIEDVPNSGLIAVFSAGAYGFTMASNYNSRPRAAEVMVDGNSFKIIRKRESLEDLIAGEVL encoded by the coding sequence GTGTTTGAATACAGAAACGGTGAGTTGTGGGCAGAGGATGTTGCGGTTGAAAGAATTGTTGAAGAGGTAGGAACGCCTGTTTATATTTACTCAAAAGCCCATTTTGTTTCGCAGTTTAAAAGGTTTGATGATGCTGCAACAAGAAATCATACGATCTGTTTTGCGGTTAAGGCAAATAGTAATTTATCTGTGGTTAATGTGTTTGCACAGCTAAATGCTGGTGCCGATATTGTTTCAAAGGGTGAGCTTTTCAGGGCGCTTAAGGCGGGTATAAAGCCTGAAAATATCGTATTTAGCGGCGTTGCAAAAACAAAGGATGAAATCGCCTATGCCCTTGAAAATAATATAAAGATGATCAATGTTGAGTCTGAGGATGAACTGTATGCTATAGATGAGGTTGCTAAAAGCTTAAATAAAAAAGCCCCTATCGCCTTCAGGATTAATCCTGATGTTGACCCCAAAACCCATCCCTACATATCAACGGGTTTGAAGAAAAACAAATTTGGTGTTCCCTATGATGAAGCTTTAGAACTATACGAAAAGGCCAATAAGCTTGATGGAATAGAGATTGTTGGCGTTCAGTTTCATATAGGCAGTCAGTTGCTTGATACAACACCGATTTATGATGCATCTGTGAGGATTGCAAAGCTGATCGAGGCATTAAACGATAGGGGTATCAAGATAAAGATTGTTGATGTTGGTGGTGGCGTTGGCATTGTATATGATGAAAAAACAGATAAGGAGCCTGATGTTAATAAATATGTTTCAGATGTAGAGAAAGCCTTTGAAAACTTCGATGTGGAGATAGTGTTTGAGCCTGGAAGATTTCTGGTTGGAAATGGAGGTATATTGGTTAGCAGGGTTGTATATCACAAAAAGAACCTCAATAAGCGATTTTTGATTGTGGATGCAGGCATGAACGATCTTTTGAGGCCTTCTTTATACAGCGCCTATCACAGGATTGCACCTGTTAAGTTAACAGGCAGTGAGAGGATTGTTTGTGATATAGTGGGTCCTATATGTGAGACGGGTGATTTTTTTGCAAGGGATTATGAGATTGAGGATGTGCCCAATTCAGGACTGATAGCTGTGTTTAGTGCGGGTGCATACGGGTTTACGATGGCAAGCAACTACAACTCCCGCCCAAGAGCAGCTGAGGTTATGGTTGATGGTAATAGCTTTAAAATTATAAGAAAAAGGGAGAGTCTTGAGGACTTGATCGCAGGAGAGGTGTTATGA
- the dapF gene encoding diaminopimelate epimerase, with translation MKKIPFFKMNGSGNDFIIINNREQIVENTIEIPVTEFVKKVCARGVSIGADGLILIEKDDTYDFKWRFFNSDGSEVEMCGNGSRCAARFAYLNGIAPLNMKFLTLAGVIEAQITGLKTVKVQLTKPKDYKELIELDGIDLKASFINTGVPHVVYFVEDVDEIDVKGIGQKTRYHDYFKPDGTNANFAQILSKNAIKLRTYERGVENETLACGTGATAAALIAILKGICESPVDVLTKSGNVLRIYARIENNNIDKVYLEGDALLTYIGTMIDEAWNY, from the coding sequence ATGAAAAAGATTCCATTTTTTAAGATGAACGGCAGTGGGAATGATTTTATTATCATAAACAACAGGGAGCAGATTGTTGAAAATACGATAGAGATACCTGTTACTGAGTTTGTTAAAAAGGTGTGTGCACGGGGTGTTTCGATAGGTGCGGATGGTTTGATTCTTATCGAAAAAGACGATACTTACGATTTTAAATGGAGATTCTTCAACAGCGACGGCAGCGAGGTTGAGATGTGTGGCAACGGTTCACGATGTGCTGCAAGGTTTGCATATCTCAACGGTATAGCACCACTGAATATGAAGTTTTTGACATTGGCAGGGGTAATTGAGGCTCAGATTACAGGTCTAAAAACCGTTAAGGTTCAGCTTACAAAACCCAAGGATTATAAAGAGTTGATTGAGCTTGATGGAATAGATTTGAAGGCAAGTTTTATCAACACAGGCGTGCCCCATGTTGTTTATTTTGTTGAAGATGTAGATGAAATAGATGTTAAAGGGATTGGTCAAAAGACACGATATCACGACTATTTCAAGCCTGATGGTACAAACGCAAATTTTGCCCAGATTCTATCCAAAAATGCTATAAAGTTAAGGACATACGAAAGGGGTGTGGAAAATGAAACCCTGGCATGTGGCACGGGGGCAACTGCTGCAGCTTTGATTGCTATTTTGAAAGGTATCTGTGAGTCTCCTGTGGATGTATTGACAAAAAGTGGTAATGTTTTGAGGATTTATGCAAGGATAGAAAACAACAATATCGATAAGGTTTATCTTGAGGGTGATGCATTACTGACATACATAGGCACTATGATTGATGAAGCATGGAATTATTAA
- the dapA gene encoding 4-hydroxy-tetrahydrodipicolinate synthase: protein MFELKGAMTAVVTPFKDGRFDEETFRKLIRRQIESGIDCIVPCGTTGEAATMDLDEYERVVGVAVEECKTKVPVLAGAGTNNTKKVIELAKIAISAGADAILSVAPYYNKPTQEGLFQHYKTIAENITVPLVLYNVPGRTSVNILPQTVVRLSEIDNIVGIKEASGSLNQVSEIIENAKEGFSVISGDDFLTLPMMSIGGSGVISVSANVAPDLVARQYDAFVEGDLEEAKTLHHKLFRLHQAMFYETNPIPVKTALAMLGLIEEEFRLPLCKMSDSNKEKLRAVLKEMNLL, encoded by the coding sequence ATGTTTGAGTTGAAAGGCGCAATGACGGCTGTTGTTACGCCGTTTAAAGATGGTAGGTTTGATGAGGAAACCTTCAGAAAACTCATAAGAAGGCAGATTGAAAGCGGCATCGACTGCATTGTACCCTGCGGCACAACGGGGGAGGCCGCTACTATGGATTTAGACGAATATGAAAGGGTGGTTGGTGTTGCTGTGGAGGAATGCAAAACAAAAGTGCCTGTGCTTGCAGGGGCTGGCACGAACAACACAAAAAAGGTTATAGAGCTTGCAAAGATTGCTATTTCTGCAGGTGCTGATGCAATTCTTTCTGTTGCTCCATACTACAACAAGCCCACTCAGGAAGGCCTTTTTCAACATTACAAGACGATAGCCGAGAATATTACGGTTCCGCTTGTCTTATACAATGTGCCAGGTAGAACCAGCGTGAATATTCTGCCACAAACCGTTGTAAGGCTCTCAGAGATCGATAATATCGTTGGTATAAAAGAAGCCAGCGGTTCGCTTAATCAGGTTTCTGAGATTATCGAGAATGCAAAAGAGGGTTTCAGTGTTATCAGTGGCGATGATTTTTTGACACTGCCTATGATGTCGATTGGTGGAAGCGGTGTTATATCTGTTTCTGCCAATGTTGCACCAGACCTTGTTGCCAGACAATACGATGCTTTTGTTGAAGGTGATTTAGAAGAGGCAAAGACTTTACACCATAAGCTGTTTAGGTTGCATCAGGCTATGTTTTATGAAACAAACCCGATTCCAGTGAAAACGGCACTTGCCATGTTGGGTTTAATTGAAGAGGAGTTCAGGTTGCCACTTTGTAAGATGTCTGACTCAAATAAAGAAAAACTAAGGGCTGTTTTAAAAGAGATGAATTTATTGTAA
- the dapB gene encoding 4-hydroxy-tetrahydrodipicolinate reductase, translating to MIRAILCGAAGKMGRRIASLLSEDKELNLVGAVEAKGSAHIGQDVGIICSMQPNGVTIVDDLKKVINDGEVVIDFSTPAATLNHVRIAADNKKPIVIGTTGFKPEQINEIEKLSVIVPIVLAPNMSLGVNILFKLVGEVASILKDDYDIEIVEMHHRHKVDAPSGTALKLAEIIADAIGENLDDVAVYGRKGLMGARKQKEIGIMSLRGGDVVGDHTVMFAGLGERIEITHKASSRDTFARGALRAAKWVVDKLPGLYSMQDVLGLK from the coding sequence ATGATTAGAGCGATTCTGTGTGGTGCTGCAGGAAAGATGGGTAGAAGAATTGCAAGTCTGCTTTCTGAGGATAAAGAGCTGAATCTTGTTGGGGCTGTTGAGGCAAAAGGTTCTGCACATATCGGTCAGGATGTGGGTATCATCTGCTCAATGCAGCCAAATGGTGTAACGATTGTGGATGATTTGAAAAAAGTGATAAACGATGGAGAGGTTGTAATAGATTTTTCTACACCTGCTGCAACACTGAATCATGTAAGGATAGCAGCGGATAATAAAAAACCGATTGTGATCGGCACAACAGGTTTTAAGCCTGAGCAGATTAACGAAATCGAAAAACTATCTGTTATTGTGCCAATAGTGCTTGCACCAAATATGAGTCTGGGTGTGAATATTCTGTTTAAGCTTGTTGGTGAGGTTGCATCGATTTTGAAGGATGATTATGACATAGAGATAGTTGAGATGCACCACAGGCATAAGGTTGATGCACCAAGCGGAACAGCTTTAAAACTTGCAGAGATCATTGCCGATGCAATAGGTGAAAACTTAGATGATGTGGCTGTGTATGGTAGAAAGGGTTTGATGGGTGCAAGAAAGCAAAAAGAGATCGGCATTATGAGTTTGAGAGGTGGCGATGTCGTGGGCGATCACACGGTGATGTTTGCAGGCCTTGGCGAAAGAATTGAAATTACACACAAAGCATCATCGAGGGATACATTTGCAAGAGGAGCGCTGAGGGCTGCAAAATGGGTTGTGGATAAACTACCCGGTTTATATTCCATGCAGGATGTTTTGGGTTTGAAATAG
- the purF gene encoding amidophosphoribosyltransferase, which yields MCGIVGVFNKDEAANYVYLALHALQHRGQEAAGIVSTNGSEFYIHKGAGLVNEIFNKKGIIESLKGKIAVGHNRYSTFGDESIANIQPLHAHFDMGQIAIAHNGNIVNAISIKRQLVNEGAIFNSNSDTEVIIHLLARSKKTSFIERLVEALSNLKGAFSLIVMRENELYAVRDPWGFRPLSMGKLDDAIVFASESCAFDLIGAEFIRDVKPGEIIVANTDGVHSFMPFKKQTLARCVFEYIYFSRPDSNLWGSYVYSIRKKMGQMLAKESTVEADIVIPTPDSGVPAALGFAKESGIEFDFGLIRNHYVGRTFIEPSQSIRNFGVRLKLNPARDVLDGKRVVVVDDSIVRGTTSRRIVKMLKNAGAKEVHLRIASPPVISPCFYGIDTPTKKELIASSHTIEEIRKYSTADSVAYLSLEGLKKVVGDTGYCFACFDGNYPVEFDR from the coding sequence ATGTGCGGCATAGTTGGTGTATTTAACAAGGATGAGGCTGCAAACTATGTATATTTAGCCCTGCATGCACTTCAACATCGAGGTCAGGAGGCCGCAGGTATTGTTTCAACCAATGGGAGCGAATTTTATATCCATAAAGGTGCGGGGCTTGTTAATGAGATATTCAATAAAAAGGGTATAATAGAATCGCTTAAGGGTAAGATTGCTGTTGGTCATAACAGGTATTCTACATTTGGCGATGAATCGATTGCCAATATCCAGCCCCTTCATGCACATTTTGATATGGGTCAGATTGCCATTGCACACAACGGCAACATAGTTAATGCCATCTCGATAAAGCGGCAACTTGTAAATGAAGGGGCTATATTTAATTCAAATTCCGATACAGAGGTGATTATCCATCTGCTTGCGCGCAGCAAGAAGACGAGTTTTATCGAACGATTGGTTGAGGCGCTTTCTAACCTGAAAGGTGCATTTAGTTTGATTGTAATGAGAGAAAACGAGCTTTATGCAGTAAGGGATCCGTGGGGTTTTAGGCCTCTGTCGATGGGAAAGTTGGATGATGCTATTGTCTTTGCAAGCGAAAGCTGTGCCTTTGATTTGATCGGTGCAGAGTTTATCAGGGATGTAAAACCTGGTGAAATAATTGTGGCAAATACTGATGGTGTGCATTCGTTTATGCCATTTAAAAAACAAACACTTGCCCGCTGCGTGTTTGAGTACATATACTTTTCAAGACCCGACTCAAATCTGTGGGGTAGCTATGTTTATTCAATACGAAAAAAAATGGGGCAGATGCTTGCAAAAGAATCTACTGTTGAGGCTGATATCGTTATTCCTACACCGGATTCTGGAGTGCCTGCAGCACTTGGCTTTGCAAAGGAAAGTGGCATAGAGTTTGATTTTGGATTGATCAGGAATCACTATGTAGGCAGAACATTCATTGAGCCGTCCCAATCTATAAGAAATTTTGGAGTTAGATTGAAACTGAATCCCGCAAGGGATGTGCTTGATGGAAAGAGGGTTGTTGTTGTAGATGATTCTATTGTGAGGGGTACAACATCCCGCAGGATTGTAAAGATGCTTAAAAATGCAGGCGCTAAAGAGGTGCATCTGAGAATTGCATCACCTCCAGTTATATCACCCTGTTTTTATGGTATAGATACACCTACAAAAAAAGAGCTTATAGCATCATCCCATACGATAGAAGAGATAAGAAAATATTCCACAGCCGATTCTGTAGCATACCTTTCGCTTGAGGGTCTAAAAAAGGTTGTTGGCGATACAGGATACTGTTTTGCCTGTTTTGATGGCAACTACCCTGTTGAGTTTGATAGATAG
- a CDS encoding ATP-dependent DNA helicase, with amino-acid sequence MKIDEDSFEKLLAEHPPCLFEVKVIDDRIIVLDKTQQVEGDLLFFGGDRFEAIEFAFDYQDVIGWLFFSDGENLEIIAKPDNALDTDEIFKKVFSSDGFETREEQLKIARFIEKLFKEARHGIIEAPTGTGKSIAYLVPAVLHAKRHSEKVVISTNTKNLQLQLFNKEIPFLKRFVEFKAEIAFGRNNYLCKRKVESIFSKGDMLLFDGDSFSYIKDFYKTTTTGLKSEFFSQYNIDESLWRLVESSTLSCAHSKCPHYKKDCFFYKVKDRLERADIIVSNHHLVLSDSVLEHAEILPEYSCLVFDEAHNIEKNATNYYTNSTTTSEILRLLDMLYKKGLKTESGLLANFDGIEELKNLIVEQKNLIESIVETFLKGFKKREAIALEVEGLTDFAKELSNCIGKVINSLNNFIKDRDSSEIVDIKGVFLLLSNIRDIIESFLVFDNRDAVLWIEKSGGVKFNITPVDVKKPLNDFLLDKLNSVVFISATLSVADSFDFFKNVVGLDNADCYIAHSNFNYQDNSVLLVVDDLHEPKDEEFDIDVAEALKDIAKALETNKRGVLVLFTSYRMLNNVFESVADFIQSKGFDILRQGELDNFELLNRFKKGGCFLFATNSFWEGIDVKGDALSVVVITKLPFEVPTSPIQRFRYEKLKKEGVNAFYEYSLPKAVLRLKQGLGRLIRSKDDRGVMVVLDRRIFSKSYGRVFVESLSYMNIKRIKSSEIESSIVDFFDSSVS; translated from the coding sequence ATGAAAATCGATGAGGATTCTTTTGAGAAGCTCTTAGCAGAACACCCCCCTTGCCTGTTTGAGGTGAAAGTGATAGATGATAGGATAATTGTCTTGGATAAAACCCAGCAGGTAGAGGGGGATTTGCTATTTTTTGGTGGGGATAGGTTTGAGGCCATAGAATTTGCCTTTGATTATCAGGATGTAATAGGCTGGCTGTTTTTTAGCGATGGAGAAAACTTAGAGATAATTGCAAAACCTGACAATGCTTTAGATACAGATGAGATTTTTAAAAAGGTTTTTTCAAGTGATGGTTTTGAAACAAGAGAAGAGCAACTAAAAATAGCAAGGTTTATTGAGAAGTTATTTAAAGAGGCTCGTCATGGCATTATTGAGGCTCCCACCGGCACGGGTAAAAGTATTGCATATCTTGTACCAGCTGTTTTGCATGCAAAAAGGCATTCAGAAAAGGTTGTAATATCCACCAATACCAAGAACCTTCAACTTCAGCTGTTTAACAAAGAGATTCCTTTTTTGAAGCGGTTTGTTGAATTCAAAGCTGAAATTGCCTTTGGCAGAAACAATTATCTGTGTAAAAGAAAGGTTGAATCTATTTTCTCAAAAGGTGATATGCTATTATTTGATGGCGATAGTTTTTCTTATATAAAGGATTTTTATAAAACAACGACTACAGGTCTTAAAAGTGAATTCTTTTCGCAATACAATATCGATGAGTCTTTGTGGCGGCTTGTCGAAAGCTCTACATTAAGCTGTGCTCATTCAAAATGCCCACACTACAAAAAGGATTGTTTTTTTTATAAAGTAAAAGACAGGCTTGAAAGAGCCGATATTATAGTCTCCAACCATCATCTTGTTTTATCCGATTCTGTGCTTGAGCATGCTGAGATTTTGCCAGAATACAGCTGCCTTGTTTTTGATGAAGCTCATAATATAGAAAAAAACGCAACAAATTACTATACAAACTCAACAACCACATCTGAGATTTTAAGATTGCTTGATATGCTTTATAAAAAGGGCTTGAAAACTGAAAGTGGCCTGCTTGCAAATTTTGATGGCATAGAGGAGCTTAAAAACCTTATTGTTGAGCAAAAAAACCTTATAGAAAGTATAGTAGAAACTTTTCTAAAAGGGTTTAAAAAAAGGGAGGCCATAGCTTTAGAGGTTGAAGGGCTAACTGATTTTGCAAAAGAACTGTCAAACTGCATCGGAAAGGTTATAAATAGCCTGAATAATTTTATCAAAGACAGGGATAGTTCAGAAATTGTCGATATAAAAGGTGTTTTTTTGCTTTTGTCAAATATCAGGGATATTATTGAATCGTTTTTGGTATTTGATAATAGGGATGCGGTTTTGTGGATTGAAAAAAGTGGTGGTGTAAAGTTTAATATTACGCCAGTTGATGTAAAAAAACCACTGAATGATTTTTTGCTTGATAAACTAAACAGTGTTGTTTTTATCTCTGCTACGCTTTCAGTGGCCGATAGTTTTGATTTTTTTAAAAATGTTGTTGGACTTGATAATGCAGACTGCTATATTGCTCATTCAAATTTTAACTATCAAGACAATTCGGTGCTTTTGGTTGTCGATGACCTCCATGAGCCTAAAGATGAAGAGTTTGATATCGATGTAGCAGAAGCTTTAAAGGATATTGCTAAAGCTTTAGAGACTAACAAAAGAGGGGTTTTAGTGCTGTTTACATCATACAGAATGCTCAATAATGTTTTTGAAAGTGTTGCTGATTTTATTCAATCTAAAGGGTTTGATATTTTAAGGCAGGGAGAACTTGATAATTTTGAGCTTTTAAATAGATTTAAAAAAGGTGGATGTTTTTTGTTTGCTACAAACAGCTTCTGGGAGGGTATCGATGTTAAAGGTGATGCCTTGAGCGTTGTTGTTATAACAAAATTGCCGTTTGAGGTGCCTACATCACCCATTCAGAGATTCAGGTATGAAAAGCTGAAAAAAGAGGGCGTTAATGCGTTTTATGAGTATTCGCTGCCCAAGGCTGTTTTGAGACTTAAGCAGGGTCTTGGGAGGCTGATCAGATCAAAGGACGACAGAGGTGTGATGGTTGTGCTTGATAGAAGGATTTTTAGTAAATCATACGGCAGGGTATTTGTGGAAAGTTTAAGTTATATGAATATTAAAAGGATAAAAAGCAGTGAGATTGAAAGCAGTATTGTTGATTTTTTTGATAGTAGCGTTTCTTGA
- a CDS encoding chloride channel protein, translating to MGSIVRLFFLPTLMGVVGGISAILMRELIKGSSFLAGSVNFFESNSYLYLVSIPAVFLVSSIIIEKVLNKATNPTIDAVARSIALKKGRLDYKKGILSVILTAVNIGFGVPVGREGPIAKLGGSLSYFTLKNLKTESVNTPLLVSCGVSSALAATFNAPIAAVVFGLEIILGRLNFNVIIPLSVSSVVGDMISRYFFGNYPAFFVPKLTYDLRLMFFVPFFAVLFAFAVYLFDVVFSSVEEIFEKLRFSSSYIKAIVGGFVVGLILWLYPDVASLGYKQISMLFEGGYLPREALTLGLVKLIALAITFASGMFGGVFAPSIFGGAFFGYAVGAVFNHFFSFIDPYAVALVGTAAVTASISSAPFRSTLIVVELAQNYHMILPLMLGSVISMYLSHIFEGKIHFIRPIMQKGFDLMDDAYKEKLKKVKVSNFIDTTVKTLTPEQKIRDVIFELMNEKSSYFAVVEKDKLVGVLSFRDIRLIGELNSSDIEVKELMTINPSFLSLSSNALDVFEFISHIDVDYIPVVDDTSSLSYLGMLDVNAFLKFASFVYFKDKIRFGGFNK from the coding sequence ATGGGTAGTATTGTAAGGCTGTTTTTTCTGCCCACTTTGATGGGTGTTGTGGGCGGCATAAGTGCGATCTTGATGAGGGAGCTGATAAAAGGCTCCTCTTTTTTAGCCGGTAGTGTGAATTTTTTTGAAAGCAATAGCTACCTTTATCTTGTTTCAATCCCTGCTGTTTTTCTTGTCTCATCAATTATAATAGAAAAGGTTTTAAATAAAGCCACAAATCCCACAATCGATGCTGTGGCACGCTCTATCGCATTAAAGAAGGGCAGATTGGATTATAAAAAGGGTATCTTAAGCGTGATTTTAACCGCTGTAAATATCGGTTTTGGTGTGCCTGTGGGGCGTGAAGGCCCTATTGCAAAATTGGGTGGCTCGTTGAGTTATTTTACGCTTAAAAACTTAAAGACAGAAAGTGTTAATACGCCTTTGCTTGTATCATGTGGCGTATCAAGTGCACTTGCTGCAACATTCAACGCTCCGATTGCTGCTGTGGTTTTTGGTCTTGAGATAATTCTGGGCAGATTGAATTTTAATGTGATTATACCGCTGAGTGTATCCAGCGTTGTTGGTGATATGATTTCAAGATACTTTTTTGGTAACTATCCTGCATTTTTTGTGCCCAAGCTTACCTACGATTTAAGGTTGATGTTTTTTGTGCCTTTTTTTGCTGTTCTTTTTGCCTTTGCCGTTTATCTGTTTGATGTTGTGTTTTCGTCTGTAGAGGAGATATTTGAAAAATTGAGATTTAGCAGTAGCTATATTAAGGCAATAGTTGGCGGTTTTGTCGTGGGTTTAATTTTGTGGCTTTATCCAGATGTAGCCTCGCTGGGTTATAAACAGATATCTATGCTTTTTGAAGGCGGCTATCTGCCAAGAGAGGCTTTAACTTTGGGGCTTGTGAAACTTATTGCTTTGGCTATTACTTTTGCAAGCGGTATGTTTGGCGGTGTATTTGCCCCTTCGATATTTGGTGGTGCGTTTTTTGGTTATGCCGTTGGAGCTGTTTTTAACCATTTTTTTTCATTTATCGATCCTTATGCTGTTGCCTTGGTGGGCACTGCTGCTGTCACAGCTTCTATCTCCTCTGCGCCTTTTAGGTCAACATTAATAGTTGTTGAGCTTGCACAAAACTACCATATGATCCTGCCTTTGATGCTTGGCAGTGTGATAAGTATGTATCTATCGCATATTTTTGAAGGAAAAATCCATTTTATTAGACCCATCATGCAGAAAGGTTTTGATTTGATGGATGATGCATACAAGGAAAAACTCAAAAAGGTAAAAGTTTCAAATTTCATAGATACAACTGTTAAGACTCTAACACCAGAGCAAAAGATAAGAGATGTTATTTTTGAATTGATGAATGAGAAATCCAGCTATTTTGCTGTTGTTGAAAAGGATAAATTGGTGGGCGTGCTTTCCTTTCGCGATATAAGGCTTATTGGTGAGTTGAATAGCAGCGATATTGAAGTAAAGGAATTGATGACGATAAATCCAAGTTTTTTGAGTTTATCTTCAAATGCCCTTGATGTATTTGAGTTTATCTCACATATCGATGTTGATTATATACCTGTTGTGGATGATACCAGCTCACTAAGCTATCTTGGCATGCTTGATGTTAATGCGTTTTTGAAGTTTGCATCGTTTGTGTATTTTAAAGATAAAATAAGGTTTGGCGGTTTTAATAAATGA
- a CDS encoding AAA family ATPase: MVNTVMDDGDVNSLEQLVGNRQLFCDNCPLRMFYYDDNIPPSMILFGPPGVGKTTYAKLLAKKHNLNFEFLDATNCPTDLLRKTLSKGTPQKPILIVIDEIHRLDKRQQDLLLLPLEKGCVVLVGTSTYNPYYKLSKALRSRLFVYEFKRLSEDDLIKLAIQKGYRLEDAVLKKLALLGSGDARRFQKMIDIAERFNLSSDDIDRFFNIDVGYENESQRYDIVSAFIKSMRASDPDAAVYWLARMIEAGEDIEFIARRMVIFAAEDVGLADKNALLIAQAALEAVSEIGMPEAKIILSYCCIYLALAKKSNSTYAAINKAISDIKNGNIMEVPEYLKVKGRRLYKNPHYTHTNQPCLPKKVKYFTKKENDLI, translated from the coding sequence ATGGTGAATACGGTTATGGATGATGGTGATGTTAACAGTTTAGAACAGCTTGTTGGAAACAGGCAGCTGTTTTGTGATAACTGCCCGCTTAGGATGTTTTACTACGATGACAATATTCCGCCTTCGATGATCCTGTTTGGACCACCCGGTGTTGGCAAAACAACATATGCGAAACTGCTGGCTAAAAAACATAATCTAAATTTTGAGTTTTTGGATGCCACAAACTGTCCCACTGATCTTTTGAGAAAAACGCTGTCTAAGGGAACACCTCAAAAACCTATCCTGATAGTAATAGATGAAATTCACAGGCTGGATAAACGACAGCAGGATCTGCTTTTGTTGCCTCTTGAAAAGGGTTGTGTCGTTTTGGTGGGCACCTCGACTTACAACCCTTATTATAAACTCTCAAAAGCGTTGCGCTCCAGGCTTTTTGTTTATGAATTTAAACGGTTGAGTGAAGATGATTTAATCAAACTTGCCATACAAAAAGGTTACCGCCTTGAAGATGCCGTTTTAAAAAAGCTTGCCCTGCTTGGCAGCGGAGATGCTCGAAGGTTTCAAAAGATGATCGATATTGCTGAGAGGTTCAACTTAAGCAGCGATGATATAGATAGATTTTTTAATATTGATGTGGGGTATGAGAATGAATCTCAACGATACGATATTGTATCGGCGTTTATTAAAAGCATGAGGGCATCTGACCCAGATGCGGCAGTTTACTGGCTTGCACGGATGATTGAGGCAGGAGAGGATATAGAGTTTATTGCAAGAAGGATGGTGATCTTTGCTGCTGAGGATGTGGGATTGGCAGATAAAAATGCGCTTTTGATAGCTCAAGCTGCCCTTGAGGCTGTATCTGAGATCGGCATGCCTGAGGCAAAAATTATTCTATCCTACTGTTGTATTTACCTTGCTTTGGCAAAAAAATCCAACTCCACATATGCAGCAATAAACAAAGCTATCAGTGATATAAAAAATGGCAACATAATGGAAGTGCCAGAGTATCTTAAAGTCAAAGGAAGAAGACTGTATAAAAACCCGCACTACACTCATACAAATCAGCCGTGTTTGCCTAAAAAGGTTAAATATTTTACAAAAAAGGAGAACGATCTGATTTGA